The Tetrapisispora phaffii CBS 4417 chromosome 16, complete genome genomic sequence TTTGCAAACACAGTTATGCCTGTTCTAAATTATCACCTCTAGTTTAACTTTGCCAATATtcaatagaaaatataaatacatcGATTGAAGACctaaattataaaaaaaaatttaaatactTGATAAAACTGAAATGATAATGCATATATAGAGAAGATTATAACTGGAATTATGAAACCCATTTCTATCCAGTGTATGTGTCGTCTGTCTTAATCTTGTTTAAGAGATCTTCTATCTTTGGTCCCATTTTTGGTTGACCGCTTCTCGTCATTTGAGTGAGCCTCTCTCTCCTTCTCTCACGGTCCTTTAACTTCAACTGGATGGTTTTAGTTCTTTCTTCTTGAGTCTGTTGTCTTTGCAATGTTCTCTGCTTCTCTTTCCATTTTTTCTCTTGCTTCATGGCTTTCCTCTCCAGAGCCCTTCTCCTATTCTCCTGTTCACGTTCTTCTTTCCGTTTCTTATAATCATACTTCTCATTCCCTTCAGAAGGTGCCTTCTCAGGAACAGCATACCCTTCCTCCTTCAAAGCcttcaaatattctttcTTAAGTCTGGCTTTTTTCGTCAGATTCTTTTGAATCTCCTTGACCTTGTATTCCCTTGTGaacttcttcttgttgTATTGTTGCTTGGAAGTCACCATTTTGTCTCGATGTTTTGCTTTAAAACACTTATATCTGCTTGCACTCAAAAACACACCCACAAATGTAAAGCTTGGAGTGTTAAAGAAACCTCTAACTTACTCTTTTATCATATCTGTATCTTTTATTCTTAAACAAAAATCGATGACTttgattgaaatttttcacaTTTTCACATTTCGAAGTCTTATTGAAAAGTTGAAACCTGACAACActattaaataaaagagATTGAAAAGTTATAAATTAATGTTGAAGACTGAGGATAGTTCATTAAGGTTTATTGGTCAATTGgtcattaaaattacaattataaAAGGTTGAAATATCGACTCTaaagtttttatttttgaaagaagaGAGTTGTAAAGAGGGAGGGCCAGATGTTGAAATGCACTTCTTCGTTGTTGCATTCTgcaacaaaaataaaatggcCTCCAGGTAGACCCAGCAGGATTAAGGAGGCACTTGAGAGATCTGGTAGTGATTATAGTGCGAGGGATTCTGGTTTGGTGGCAAAGTATTATTTGAGTCATCGGAATGAAGAACTTTTCGTCGACGAGAGGCGATTGTTATTGAATTGGCTGCATGCCTTAAAAGACCATAAAAATGTGTTTTTAATAGGTAAGAAGTTCTTATTTGATGCTGGCACCGAAGGCCCCACATTACACCAGAACGTTGATTACAAAAAGAGAGTTCAATGTGGACGACTCCGAGATGATGCTACATTAAGGGAAATAAGGACGTTCATGAATTCAATGGTTCATGAAAAGAAAGGTATTCTATTGGACGCATTTATGGAAGAGATTATTGCCCAgcaatcaattaaaaataaaataaaggtAATTAAGATAATCAATTCAGTGTTAGATAGAATGGTAACAATTGGTTTACCCACCTCTGAAGTGGTTATTAAATGGGCTAAATGGATGACTCTATTGAACGGTGATTGTGAATTTTATACTTATATTGATAACAAGgtatttttgaagaaattgttatatttgataaagaCAGACGCAAACTTTAAAGATCCATCAAGTTCGGTATGCATTGACTTATTACAATTTATGATGGATAGACAAGGATCAACCGTTGCTGCTCAATTGGGGACCACACTAATGACACTTTTATCAAGAGAAgcaaaatatcaaatagCTGAAGGTGTAtggaaattcaaaatagtCAATAATCTTCCTATTGTTAAATCAGATTTAACGAATATAATGAAAGCATACTGTTACACTAATAATTACGAAAAAGCAAAACTTGTACATGAAGAACATGAAGAGGCACATGATGAAAACCAacaatttgattatttattactGGCTCATTCAAAATTAAGACATTGGGATGCATTACAGAAAGAATTTGATGGCTTATTCGGAATTGGAGAATTGCCCAATATTAACCAATATGGTATTATCATGAACGCATTGGCTCAAGTAGGAGAAGTAGAAAGtgtagaaaaattatactCACAGTTGCTAAGAAGAAATATGCTGCCTTCGTTGAAAGTATTACAAGCTTTATTGATTGCAAACTTTGAATCTGGTAATTTTTCCGCATGTTTGACACAATTCGAATACTTTAAAAAGTATGGAATCAAACCGACTTCATTAACATATAAAACAATGTTGAAAGTCTATAGAAATTTGGCTAATATAGATAATGCTTTAAAAATGTTGAAACAGATGTCGAAAGAGAATCCCGAATGTGTGAATGAAACACACATTTCCATTGTAATCAGTATGTGTTCTAAAACCACAAATCCTTTGATTGCTCAAGAactttttgatattatgataaatcattattctATCTCTCCAACTGGGAGATCTGTTAGTTCTTTGATGAAAGTCTATCGAAGTTCATCACTTCTTGGAAAATCTTTACAattattcaagaaatatGCCGTGAAAGAGCCAGTTTCAGAAAACATTATTCTGATATATAATGAAGCTCTAAGGGCTTATACAGACCTAGGTGATTCCGAAAATTATGATAGGTTgtttaaagaaatattggataaaaatattaaggTTGAGGAGGGATTTTACAGAAGTGTTTTACATTTTATGGCCACTTTATCCCAGGATCTTGAAGGGGCAAAGGAAACTCTTATGAAACTTTGCGTAGATCCTTCGGTGAAAGCATTGCCATctcattttgaaatattaatgaaggCGTATATGAAAAGATCGAACTACAAAGAGGTTATTAACTTATATGCTAAAATGAATGAATACAAAATCCCAGTTTCGTCGAAAGTTCTCTTTTACTTAATTAAAGcaaatttcgaaattcAACTCAATTCTGATAGTAATCTAGATTCCTCAATcaattttgtaaataacaTATTAACTAATACTGCAAACAAAACATTGAATATGACTGTGCCAAATCTTCACCCAGCTATCATTGCATATCCTATGAGAGTTCTTGCCAAGTTTGATAACCCATCAAAATCACTACAATTACTAGAAAACTATTCCAACTTATTCCCTAATACCAATAACAGAGCTAGTATCAATGATAGCTTTTCAGTAATGAGATctttattgattttatgTGCCGAGGTCAATGAATGGGATGATTTCTCGTTAGTTTTTGAAAAgtatattgataaaattgaacaTCACAGAAATTTACCTTCAGCCACTACACctaatttatatttatccAAATTGATGTTAggtttattgaaatataaagtAGAAGAATGCAAACAGAAAAACTCAATCGATCAACTTCCTAAGCTATTGGAAAGGATTAAGAAATTGGGATTAGAAGTAGACAATCATTCGATTAATGTCATTGTCACAGCATTGTGCAAAGACACTAGAACAATCATGCAAAGCATTAATATAGTTAACAATCAATTAATCCACGGTTATAATTTAATCCGTAAAACAAGATTGTTACAACATATTTCGAAAGaaaatcatatatataaagagaaATCGTGGTTATTACAACAAAAGGAAAACAATCCAGGCAGTTTTattccaaaaatatatctgaAGCCTGATACATTGAATGTATTAAGTGAATCATTAGATAGCTATCTGAATGACTCAgatgatataataaaagCGGTAAGAGATatgattaataaaaataaatatttcatgAAGACCTATCTAATGCATCCTAGAAATAACATAGAGAGGTGGGACTCAATCAAAgatgaatttaaagaatatcTTGAGTATATTCaaactaataaaagatctATTTCGATAGATGaacttaataaattaaaggatCAGAATTGAGCAATATCGAAAGAAGCATGAGCATTTAAGTCCTGACACCTACAAAAGTTGGAGATGAAAATCCAATAAACGTAATATTACTTGCATAAACTTGCACATAATACATATaacattatatattctaatatttgtagataataaattttcatattAAATAACTTAATTTCAGAATTTGCTGATAAAGTTATCTGTATACATTCAAGACCTGAGAGATGTTTACCAATAATTGAAAGTATGTTGTAAGATATAAGACGTCATCCCTAATTCTTTCTATATAAtctataaaatattctcaTATTTTCTAGTTTCATTGGATAATCTAATTGCGTATCACCACGATAccaaatattatcattttcctTTATTAGAGACCAAGATCCCTCACCTAAACCTCCAGAAAAATCTTTCTTTGCACTTCTCTTTCCAACCAGTATGGTATCAaccaaaaaatgaattggGAAAACTTTTGAACCAATTGTTATGTTTGAGTAACTACCTGCACTCTCTACTATTAGCAAGTAACATCCTTTCTTACAacttttgttaaatttttgaaacaacTTTACACTTTCTGTTTTATGCTCTGtgaatatttcatttgtaGTGAATAATAACgtaattaaattcaaattcgAAATATGCATCTCATCGTTGCtcatttctaaaatattcttatttGTGAACGTTGTGTTGAAGTATTTCATTTCACCTTGGTAAAGCCATCTGTCTTCAATAGTATCTGACAGTCTCTTCAAGACATTTTCCCAATTTGCTACATCAACTAAATGCAGATTTAGTGTAGTCTTAGTTGGAGTACCATGTAAATCACCATCCTCTGATTCAATCCTCTTTGTTCtatattttgaatcaaaTGATCTTGAAGGTGCAAACAAACTGGCAATCGCTACCAGTTCACCGCCAGCACCTCCACCAATGCACAAAACATCTTGATCTTCTCCGTCTTTACAGGTAAGCACATCAGTAACTTCTGTTAAATGAGCAAACAGCGAAGAATATGCTGTTGCTCTTGAAGGTGACCATCTACAACAGTATGCTGTCCTTTTCACATTGTTCTCAAAAGCACTTAAATAATCTCTATTATACAAATCTGTCTTTACTGTCTGAATCTGTGATAGCAGCTCATCAATAGTTTCTGAACCATACAATTCATTGAAGAATGCAGTCTTGAACAGATCTACAGTCTCTTGTGGTGGTAAACTTTTTTTATCATAAACTGGCAATTGCGCAGTCTTCACCATGGCAGCTTAATACTAAAACGAAAGATAAAAGATCTATACCTGCTGGATGTCacaaaatatcaacaaaAGATCTCTATGGCCCTAAATATTCTCATTGTGAACCATAAACACCTCTCCAAATACAGCCCATTCCTTTAACTTTAAATACTGAGTAGCTGAATAAAAATTTGCGATGAGCTTGAAAACAATAGTGGGAAGGTCTCAATAGAGCTAAATTGAGCAAGTTTGGATGAAGTTGGGATAAATTCACTGGCGAAGTCTGCAATCAGTAAAGTGCAATCGAACTGTTGAAGATCAATGACTAGTTgctttttttcttttgaaacCTGTTCATATACCAAACgttcatattttaaagtaACTGGACAAACTCGTAAAAGGTCAGAAATTAGTACCTTAAACGAATTAGCTTACAATATAAAAAGTGAACCAAATTATATCGATTAGAATGTAAATGAATGTACTATATCTAGAATGCTATTTTAGTTACTTGTAGTCAAGTGAAGGGTAAAAAATCTGTATCAGGTTGAGTGAGTTAGTGTTTATTTGTATTGATCTGTATTGCACAGAATGGAAGAACACAAAGATAATGAGATTCATGGGGAAGACATGTTGGCTGGTGAAGTATATTCGAATGCTGAAGCAGTGACAGAGGCACATGAATTGCATGTTGATGGATTAGTGCTTAATGCCATTGATAAGAATGCAccaaatgatgataatgaatctGGTGATGAGAAGGACTGGCAACCGATTGATAAGATACCTTCTGAAGACGACACTCTTAGATGTGCTGACTCGAGTGGTAGTAACAAAGGATACGGAATGATGgataatgatgaagaagttGCTGAAGACTTTATTTATTCTAATGTAAGCAGTGaagaacaaataataagatCCAATAAGAACAATTCAAAAACAGATTTCCTTTTTAACAATCCTAATGTTTATGTCACCCAGGATAAGAAAGAAAGCGTCGATGCTGAAGACAATAGAGAAACTAAAGATGGAAACCACAGTTCTATTTcgataaattattataaacaGCTTGCTTACACCAGGTCATTATTTTCAGACAACCAAAAATTTGGATATGTTGGATCTTTAAGTGTCTTGACAGGTCATTTCTGTCTTAGGTTGGCAAAACTAGCTACAATTAAGAACCTTAAAACTAATCAAAAACTTACAAGACTTTTAAGCACGTTGCAAAAAGACTTAGCTGATTGGAGAAGTAAAATACTGAATATGCTATATGAGGAATTAGAGCTAAGTTCACCTGAGATAAAGATGATCGAACAACTTGACATGATCGATGTTCAATTAAGTGATCTATGCCGAAATCTACAAACCACCCAAAAGAATGAACCGGAAGAAGGGgatgataaaaatacatCTAAGGAAAACACTATTGATATAGCGTGGGTAATAATTTgtcatttatttttactcTTGACATCTGAAGAAAGTTATGATTCTAGAGATAGAACATTATTGGTCGAACTGGCTAAGGTACTAGGTATATCTTATAATGAGTTAAACGATTTTGAAAGACGTGCCTATGATGCAATTGTGTATAACCAAGATAGTTCTGATGATCAAAGTGGTACTGAGATCGACCATCTGAAGAAGAGACGTCAtaagaataagaaaaaaaaaatggcATATGTCGGTCTAGCTATGGTTGGTGGATCAGTGGTACTGGGACTTAGTGGAGGATTATTGGCACCTTTCATTGGTGCAGGTCTTGCATCTGGATTCTCGACATTGGGACTTGGTGGTGCAGCTGGATTTCTATCAAGTGCAGCCGGCACTGCATCTGTTGCAATCACGAGTACTGCTGTCGGTGCCAATATAGGTGCTAAAAGTATGAGTAAAAGAATGGGGAGCGTGGAAACATTTGAGATTAAACCTATTCATGACAATTCCAGAGTCAACGTGCTCCTAACTGTTCCTGGGTGGATGATCAACGAAGAAGACGAGATTAGCGCACCTTTTTCAACAATAGACTGTATAGAAGGTGAcatattttctttgaattgGGAACCGAGCATTTTAACTGAAATTGGGACAAGAATGAAAGTTGCTACAAGCGAAGTTGTCACAGACTCTATTCAGCAAATGTTAGGAAATGTAATTCTTGTTAGTATTGTATCTGCTATTCAACTtccattaattttatcaagaCTAAGTTTCTTTCTTGACAACCCCTGGGCTGTCGCAAGTGATAGAGCATGGTCTGCAGGTTTGATACTTGCCGACACATTAATGAACAAAAACTTAGGAAACAGACCCGTGACGTTAATCGGTTACTCACTCGGTGCACGAGTGATTTATTCATGTCTATTAGAACTTAGTGCCCATAAGAAGGTGGGATTAGTGGAGaatgtttttctttttggtGCACCTGTCATCATCAGTCAAGATGAGCTAATAAGAGCTCGTAGCATGGTGAGCGGCAGATTTGTCAGCGGATACTCGTTGAACGACTGGATACTCAAATATATCTATCGTACCACTACAAGCAGAGGTTACAAGGAAGTTCTTGGTATATCTCAAGTTGACGAACCGTTGACTGTAGAAAACATCGATTTGACTGAAATAATCAAAGGCCACTCTGAATATCGTGAGAATATGCCAAAACTCTTAAAGCTAGTAGGTTTAGAAGTGACCTCAGAGACATTCCATGACCCAGctaataaagaagatgcAGAATCACACCAGATAAGTACTGTGTCAACCCAATCTCAAGACCCAGACAGTACTGATAAgattataaaagaaattgacAACATTGAAAGTTTTTTGAAGCCTCTAACAGAAACACCACCGACCACTCACGAAGAAGAGAATCCAACACAATAGAAATTGACCACTGACACATCGATTTACTGTCGCCACCCATTTACTGACACACCCATCTTCCATACTTGACTCCGTTCGGCGCAGCACATCGCACGTGACATGTCACACTCCGGGTCCCTGCTTTTGACTcctttttgaaaaatattgaaattgtcCATCGAAGCTCATCGATGAGAACAGCATTTAAGCCATGATAGTCATCTTAGGATTATTTAGTTCATGATGATTGTATTAATTAGAATTGATACAATGATTGcaaattaaaattagaaatgaGTACTCCGAAGTAACTGTTTACTCTGTTCTGAAGCAAAGacaaacatatataaaggGGAGCTTTACGAGTTTTACAATTTAGAAAAGTTCCATGTTCTGGCGTTTTGGGATTTAGCtcttaattaattttatataaaacatACATAGAGATATCTACATCAGACcaactttttatttttggttTATCCAACACATTGACCTGctgctttaatatattttactaTGTCTTACGCTCTATCAGATGCTCATAAGCACATGATCCAAGCTCATTTGACTGAGACTGATCCAGAACTTGAATCGATTATTACCGATGAAATCGATAGACAGAAGCATTTCATCGATTTAATTGCTTCTGAGAACTTCACTTCTACCTCTGTTTTTGATGCTTTGGGGACTCCACTATGTAACAAGTACTCAGAAGGTTATCCTGGTGCCCGTTATTACGGTGGTAACCAGCATATTGACAGAATTGAATTGTTATGCCAGCAAAGAGCTTTGGAGGCCTTTGGAGTCACTCCAAAGGAGTGGGGTGTCAATGTGCAGACTTTAAGTGGTTCTCCAGCTAACTTAGAAGTTTACCAAGCTCTAATGAAACCACACGAACGTTTAATGGGTTTGTATTTACCAGATGGTGGCCATTTATCTCATGGTTATGCGACTGAACACAGATCTATTTCTGCTGTTTCGACTTATTTTGAATCCTTTCCTTACAGAGTCGATCCAGAAACAGGTATTATCGACTATGACACTTTAGAAAAGAATGCAATCTTATATAGACCTAAAATCTTGGTCGCTGGTACTTCTGCTTACTGTCGTTTAATTGACTACAAAAGAATGAAAGAAATAGCTGACAAGTGTGGTGCTTACTTAATGGTTGATATGGCACACATTTCAGGTCTTATTGCTGCTGGTGTCATCCCATCTCCATTTGAATATGCTGATATCGTTACCACCACCACCCACAAATCATTAAGAGGCCCTCGTGGTGCAATGATATTCTTCAGAAGAGGTGTTAGAAACATCAACCCAAAAACCGGTAAAGAAGTAATTTACGATTTAGAGAATCCAATTAACTTTTCTGTTTTCCCAGGTCATCAAGGTGGTCCACATAATCATACTATCGCTGCTTTAGCTACCGCTCTAAAGCAAGCTGCTACACCTGAATTTAAGGAATATCAATTACAAGTCTTAAAGAATGCCAAGGTTCTCGAGGAATCATTCAAGGCCGCCGGTTATAGACTAGTAGCCAATGGTACTGATTCTCACATGGTTTTGGTTTCTTTAAGAgaacaaaatattgatgGTGCCCGTGTTGAATACGTTTGTGAAAGAGTAAACATTGCCTTGAACAAGAACTCAATCCCAGGTGATAAATCAGCTTTAGTACCAGGTGGTATCCGTATTGGTGCACCAGCTATGTCTACTAGAGGTATGGGGGAAGCGGACTTTAAGAGGATTGTTGAATACATTGACAAGGTAGTAAAGTTTTCAAGAGATGTGCAACAATCTTTACCTAAGGAAGCTAACAAATTAAGAGACTTCAAAGCAAAGATTGATGAAGGTTCTCCAGAATTAGCTCAATGGCAACATGAAATTTCTGCATGGACTGCGGATTACCCATTGCCTGTATAGACGACATAATGTTACTATAATTCAGATCAACATACTGCTGGTTTACgattttctaaaatatcattgtACACCCACCCACaaacacacacatatatatacgtaTAACacattaatttaataaccTTCCACATTGGTTCCATTTGTGTTTATTTGAACTTTATAATTCACAGTTATTCAAAAAGATAATGCCTGTATTTGCTATGCAATGAACTGCCATTTACGAGAACAAACAACGAGATTTTTGAGAGTGTAACTTAATAGCATCATTGGATTAAAGTTTATGaatatgtatattattagcacaataaaaaatatcagaatatataaaaattttataagaGATGGTTGCATTGGATGCCAAAAGAGTCATGAGGATAGAAATTGAAGCTTTCTGATCATGAAGAAATATGAAATTACctactattttttttcttgcTTATGTTGCTGTAAATTCTATCGTCTTCATCCTCCTCAACTACTCTTTGTATCTCATCGATACGCCTCAATTGCTCATCAAGTGCCTTAGCATCCTTATTTAGTTCAGGATTGAATAATGAGTCTTCCGGCTTTCTGTAGGATCCACCTAATCTATCCCACAGTGTGGTGAACTGACCGTAATTGTAATTAAAATAGAGGTGATGAACAGTGTGGAATGCTGTACCATTAACATATGGGTTTTGCGACATATGGTTACCATCATGGATCATAATGGTCCAGAAGTTAACAAAAGTGAATAAGAATAAGTAAAGGTACTTATTCAACGGCATAATCATTGGGTAAATGTGATAAGGCAATGATTGTATAAACCCATCCACAGGATGGAAAGCGTGTGAGGCAAATGGTGTGCAGACCAACCACTTATGATGCGGCTTATGCAAAACTTTGTACACTGTTGGCCAATGTAACCATCTATGAGCCAAATAAATTCCACAGTCAGTgaacaaaataaacaaGGGAAATTCGAAGAGTAACTTGCGGATTCCACCATTGTTGATATCTACTGTCGCATACAACTTTGAAAACCCATTAAGTTCAAACATGAAACAGATCGATGTCAAGAAGGACATCACTGGAATGGCGAACATTGCCAATTTAATCTCCAATGCCATCTGGTTTTTTAAGAACTTAGGGTGATTAAAGATGTTCTTATCGAATACCAAAAAGTAACTACCTGTGGCAAATAGGAGGTATAGTAACCACCCAAAGACAGTCACTACAATGGTTAGTGAGATCATCTCCCTTGCATAATTGCTTCTACGTAATAGAGAACCAAAAGTAGCAGCTGTCATATCGGTCAAATATGGGACATGACCATATCTCTCAGGAGATGTACGGTGCTCATTACCAGTGTTGATAGACTTCAACAGAGCAGTTATGTTTTGAACTCCAGAATTCAAATCCATCTGTTTTGCCCACGATTCAGGAACAGTTCCATAGAGCGAGGTAGGAAGAAGCCTCTCATAGACCCAATCAAAGACGTAAGTGTCACAGACCTCCAAAACCAAATC encodes the following:
- the FYV7 gene encoding Fyv7p (similar to Saccharomyces cerevisiae FYV7 (YLR068W); ancestral locus Anc_8.19) encodes the protein MVTSKQQYNKKKFTREYKVKEIQKNLTKKARLKKEYLKALKEEGYAVPEKAPSEGNEKYDYKKRKEEREQENRRRALERKAMKQEKKWKEKQRTLQRQQTQEERTKTIQLKLKDRERRRERLTQMTRSGQPKMGPKIEDLLNKIKTDDTYTG
- the PET309 gene encoding Pet309p (similar to Saccharomyces cerevisiae PET309 (YLR067C); ancestral locus Anc_8.20); protein product: MLKCTSSLLHSATKIKWPPGRPSRIKEALERSGSDYSARDSGLVAKYYLSHRNEELFVDERRLLLNWLHALKDHKNVFLIGKKFLFDAGTEGPTLHQNVDYKKRVQCGRLRDDATLREIRTFMNSMVHEKKGILLDAFMEEIIAQQSIKNKIKVIKIINSVLDRMVTIGLPTSEVVIKWAKWMTLLNGDCEFYTYIDNKVFLKKLLYLIKTDANFKDPSSSVCIDLLQFMMDRQGSTVAAQLGTTLMTLLSREAKYQIAEGVWKFKIVNNLPIVKSDLTNIMKAYCYTNNYEKAKLVHEEHEEAHDENQQFDYLLLAHSKLRHWDALQKEFDGLFGIGELPNINQYGIIMNALAQVGEVESVEKLYSQLLRRNMLPSLKVLQALLIANFESGNFSACLTQFEYFKKYGIKPTSLTYKTMLKVYRNLANIDNALKMLKQMSKENPECVNETHISIVISMCSKTTNPLIAQELFDIMINHYSISPTGRSVSSLMKVYRSSSLLGKSLQLFKKYAVKEPVSENIILIYNEALRAYTDLGDSENYDRLFKEILDKNIKVEEGFYRSVLHFMATLSQDLEGAKETLMKLCVDPSVKALPSHFEILMKAYMKRSNYKEVINLYAKMNEYKIPVSSKVLFYLIKANFEIQLNSDSNLDSSINFVNNILTNTANKTLNMTVPNLHPAIIAYPMRVLAKFDNPSKSLQLLENYSNLFPNTNNRASINDSFSVMRSLLILCAEVNEWDDFSLVFEKYIDKIEHHRNLPSATTPNLYLSKLMLGLLKYKVEECKQKNSIDQLPKLLERIKKLGLEVDNHSINVIVTALCKDTRTIMQSINIVNNQLIHGYNLIRKTRLLQHISKENHIYKEKSWLLQQKENNPGSFIPKIYLKPDTLNVLSESLDSYLNDSDDIIKAVRDMINKNKYFMKTYLMHPRNNIERWDSIKDEFKEYLEYIQTNKRSISIDELNKLKDQN
- the BMT6 gene encoding 25S rRNA (uracil2843-N3)-methyltransferase (similar to Saccharomyces cerevisiae YLR063W; ancestral locus Anc_8.30) produces the protein MVKTAQLPVYDKKSLPPQETVDLFKTAFFNELYGSETIDELLSQIQTVKTDLYNRDYLSAFENNVKRTAYCCRWSPSRATAYSSLFAHLTEVTDVLTCKDGEDQDVLCIGGGAGGELVAIASLFAPSRSFDSKYRTKRIESEDGDLHGTPTKTTLNLHLVDVANWENVLKRLSDTIEDRWLYQGEMKYFNTTFTNKNILEMSNDEMHISNLNLITLLFTTNEIFTEHKTESVKLFQKFNKSCKKGCYLLIVESAGSYSNITIGSKVFPIHFLVDTILVGKRSAKKDFSGGLGEGSWSLIKENDNIWYRGDTQLDYPMKLENMRIFYRLYRKN
- the TPHA0P00230 gene encoding uncharacterized protein (similar to Saccharomyces cerevisiae YFL034W; ancestral locus Anc_8.32), with the translated sequence MEEHKDNEIHGEDMLAGEVYSNAEAVTEAHELHVDGLVLNAIDKNAPNDDNESGDEKDWQPIDKIPSEDDTLRCADSSGSNKGYGMMDNDEEVAEDFIYSNVSSEEQIIRSNKNNSKTDFLFNNPNVYVTQDKKESVDAEDNRETKDGNHSSISINYYKQLAYTRSLFSDNQKFGYVGSLSVLTGHFCLRLAKLATIKNLKTNQKLTRLLSTLQKDLADWRSKILNMLYEELELSSPEIKMIEQLDMIDVQLSDLCRNLQTTQKNEPEEGDDKNTSKENTIDIAWVIICHLFLLLTSEESYDSRDRTLLVELAKVLGISYNELNDFERRAYDAIVYNQDSSDDQSGTEIDHLKKRRHKNKKKKMAYVGLAMVGGSVVLGLSGGLLAPFIGAGLASGFSTLGLGGAAGFLSSAAGTASVAITSTAVGANIGAKSMSKRMGSVETFEIKPIHDNSRVNVLLTVPGWMINEEDEISAPFSTIDCIEGDIFSLNWEPSILTEIGTRMKVATSEVVTDSIQQMLGNVILVSIVSAIQLPLILSRLSFFLDNPWAVASDRAWSAGLILADTLMNKNLGNRPVTLIGYSLGARVIYSCLLELSAHKKVGLVENVFLFGAPVIISQDELIRARSMVSGRFVSGYSLNDWILKYIYRTTTSRGYKEVLGISQVDEPLTVENIDLTEIIKGHSEYRENMPKLLKLVGLEVTSETFHDPANKEDAESHQISTVSTQSQDPDSTDKIIKEIDNIESFLKPLTETPPTTHEEENPTQ
- the SHM2 gene encoding glycine hydroxymethyltransferase SHM2 (similar to Saccharomyces cerevisiae SHM2 (YLR058C); ancestral locus Anc_8.38); translated protein: MSYALSDAHKHMIQAHLTETDPELESIITDEIDRQKHFIDLIASENFTSTSVFDALGTPLCNKYSEGYPGARYYGGNQHIDRIELLCQQRALEAFGVTPKEWGVNVQTLSGSPANLEVYQALMKPHERLMGLYLPDGGHLSHGYATEHRSISAVSTYFESFPYRVDPETGIIDYDTLEKNAILYRPKILVAGTSAYCRLIDYKRMKEIADKCGAYLMVDMAHISGLIAAGVIPSPFEYADIVTTTTHKSLRGPRGAMIFFRRGVRNINPKTGKEVIYDLENPINFSVFPGHQGGPHNHTIAALATALKQAATPEFKEYQLQVLKNAKVLEESFKAAGYRLVANGTDSHMVLVSLREQNIDGARVEYVCERVNIALNKNSIPGDKSALVPGGIRIGAPAMSTRGMGEADFKRIVEYIDKVVKFSRDVQQSLPKEANKLRDFKAKIDEGSPELAQWQHEISAWTADYPLPV
- the TPHA0P00250 gene encoding sterol desaturase family protein (similar to Saccharomyces cerevisiae ERG3 (YLR056W); ancestral locus Anc_8.41); this encodes MDLVLEVCDTYVFDWVYERLLPTSLYGTVPESWAKQMDLNSGVQNITALLKSINTGNEHRTSPERYGHVPYLTDMTAATFGSLLRRSNYAREMISLTIVVTVFGWLLYLLFATGSYFLVFDKNIFNHPKFLKNQMALEIKLAMFAIPVMSFLTSICFMFELNGFSKLYATVDINNGGIRKLLFEFPLFILFTDCGIYLAHRWLHWPTVYKVLHKPHHKWLVCTPFASHAFHPVDGFIQSLPYHIYPMIMPLNKYLYLFLFTFVNFWTIMIHDGNHMSQNPYVNGTAFHTVHHLYFNYNYGQFTTLWDRLGGSYRKPEDSLFNPELNKDAKALDEQLRRIDEIQRVVEEDEDDRIYSNISKKKNSR